In Streptomyces sclerotialus, the DNA window GCAGGAGATCACCCAGCTGCACGTGGACTTCGTGTACATCGTGGTCGGCCTGAGCGTCGCCCTGTGGTTCACGCTCCGTGCGGTCAAGGCGCCCGCGGCGCCGCGCCGGATGCTCCTCGAGCTCTTCGGCTGCCTCGCCTTCCAGGGCGTCATCGGCTACGTGCAGTACTTCCTGCACCTGCCGGAGCTGGTCGTGGGCATCCACATGTTCGGCTCGACGCTGGTGTGGATCTGCGTGCTGCGGGTCTTCCTCTCGCTGCGCGAGCGCGGCCCGCTCGCGGCCGTTCCGGCCCCCGCCGGGGACCAGGAGCCGCTGGCGGCCCCCAAGGCCACCACGGCCGCCTGAGGCACTCTCAGCACACGTACGAAAGCCCGCCGGCCACGGCCCTCGGAAGAGGACCGTGGCCGGCGGGCTTCTGCGTGCGCGCGGCAGGTTCAGCCGTTGGAGGGGCCGCCCACCTGGATGCCGGCCATCCGCGACCACTCGTACGGGCCGGTGCGGACCTTGGCGGCCAGGTCGCCGTCGAAGTCGTCGTGAAGGGTCACCCCGGCCAGCTCGGCGGCCTTGCGGGCGGCCGCCTGGGAGGGGGCGACGAGGTTGCCCCACTCGCCGTTGCCGCCGACGAGGGCGACGCGCACCCGGCCGCGCCCTATGTGGGCGAGCTGGCCCTCGGCGCTGCCGCCGTGGGACCCGGCGAAGTTCCGCATCTCACGGGCGAGCCTCGCCGCCTGCTTCTCGGAGCGCTTGTCCAGCTGCTCGTCCGCCTGCTTGGTGTCTGCCATGAGCCGCATGCTACCCGCCGGTAACAGAACGCGGAAGAGGCCGCCCGCCGAACGGCCTCACGGCCACCGGCGCACGGCCTCCACGGCAGGACCGGGGCTCAGAAGCGCAGGAACGGGTCCACCGCGACCGCCACGAAGAGCAGCGACACGTAGGTGATGGACCAGTGGAAGAGCCGCATCTCCTTGAGCTTGGCGCCGGTGACCTCCGCCTTGGCGCGGGCCTGCAGGGCGTGCGCCTCCTTCAGCCAGAAGGCCCCGCACAGCACGGCCACGATCGTGTAGAACCAGCCCGTGTAGCCCAGCGGCTGCAGCAGCAGCGACACGCCGACCATCACCCAGCTGTAGAGGACGATCTGCCGCGCGACGACCTTGTTCGAGGCGAGGACGGGGAGCATCGGCACGCCGACACGCGCGTAGTCCTCCTTCACCTTCATGGACAGCGGCCAGTAGTGCGGCGGCGTCCAGAAGAACATCACCATGAAGAGGACGATCGGCGCCCAGGACATCGAGTTGGTCACGGACGACCAGCCGATGAGGACCGGCAGGCAGCCGGCGATGCCGCCCCAGACGATGTTCTGGGAGGTACGGCGCTTCAGGATCATCGTGTAGACGACCACGTAGAAGAGCAGCGCGCCGAGCGAGAGCCAGGCCGAGAGCCAGTTGACGGTCAGTCCGAAGAGGAGCGTCGAGATCACGGCGAGCGAGATGCCGAAGACCAGGCACTCGCGCGGGCTGACCATGCCGGTGACCAGCGGACGTTGCGACGTGCGGTCCATGAGCGCGTCGATGTCGCGGTCGATGTACATGTTCAGCGCGTTGGCGCCGCCCGCCGAGAGGTAGCCGCCGACGCAGGTGAGCAGCACCAGCGTCAGGTCGGGCACGCCCTGTTCGGCGAGGAACATCACCGGAACGGTGGTGATGAGCAGCAGCTCGATGATCCGCGGCTTGGTCAGTGCCACGAATGCCATGACCCGGGCCCCGAACGGCCGGTTCACGGGACCGGGATTCCCCGGGCTCCGAGAGAGCGCCCCCGCAGGACGGGATTCGACGGCCGTCACGCACACCCCTGGAAGTAACTTCTGCGGCTGGCGCCGCGGAGATAAGGCCAGCAAGCACAGCCGGGCGGTGAAGGCCCGGTGAAGACTTGCGCGTACCACGCCACTCTAGACGTTGCGGGTAGCGCGATCTTCGCGGGGGTCGGGTCGTGTTGGCTTCGCCCCGGCCGGAAGGAATGGCACCCGAGTGCCCGGACACGCGGATGTTCAGCGGGCGAAAGGGGGCTCGTGACGGCAGTCTGATCCTGGGGCCGACACCCCCTGTCTCCTGGGCGTTCACCTGCTCATTCGGGCGCTCGTTCGGTGCCTTGAAAACTCATGTGTTGCAGGGGGCGCCGAGCGGGGTTCCGGCGGAAAAATGCGGCTCCCGCGAAGGTAGGCTCGACAACGTCCGAGGGCATTTCCGACCCCCGGCATTCGACATGTGGAGAGGAGCCCTGACCCAGGGTGAGCACCAAGCCGACCACCACAGGTCTTGAGTGGACCGAAATGGACCAGCGGGCCGTCGATACCGTCCGCGTTCTGGCCGCAGACGCCGTGCAGAAGGTCGGTAACGGCCACCCGGGCACGGCCATGAGCCTCGCTCCTGCCGCCTACACCCTCTTTCAGAAGGTCATGCGGCACGACCCCGCCGACGCGGACTGGACCGGCCGTGACCGGTTCGTGCTGTCCGCCGGCCACTCGTCCCTGACCCTGTACATCCAGCTGTACCTGGCCGGTTTCGGCCTGGAGCTGGACGACCTGAAGGCCTTCCGCACCTGGGGCTCGAAGACCCCCGGCCACCCGGAGTACGGCCACACCGTGGGTGTGGAGACCACCACCGGCCCGCTGGGCCAGGGCGTGGCCAACGCGGTGGGCATGGCGATGGCCGCCCGGTACGAGCGTGGCCTGTTCGACCCCGAGGCGGCCGCCGGCACCTCGCCGTTCGACCACCACATCTACGTGATCGCCGGCGACGGCTGCCTCCAGGAGGGCATCTCGGCCGAGGCGTCCTCCATGGCCGGGCACCAGAAGCTCGGCAACCTGATCATGCTGTGGGACGACAACCACATCTCGATCGAGGGCGACACCGAGACCGCGATCTCCGAGGACACCGAGAAGCGGTACGAGGCGTACGGCTGGCACGTCCAGCGCGTCGAGCCCAAGGAGAACGGCGACCTCGACCCCGAGGCGCTGTACGCGGCGATCGAGGCGGCCAAGGCCGTGACCGACCGCCCGTCCTTCATCGCGATGCGCTCGATCATCGCCTGGCCGGCCCCGAACGCCCAGAACACCGAGGCCGCGCACGGCTCGGCGCTGGGCGCCGACGAGGTCGCCGCCACCAAGCGCGTCCTCGGCTTCGACCCCGAGAAGGACTTCGAGGTCGCCGACGAGGTCCTGGCGCACACCCGTGCGGCGCTGGACCGCGGCCGTGACGCCAAGGCCGAGTGGGAGAAGTCCTTCGGCGAGTGGCGCACCGCCAACCCCGAGCGTGCGGCCGAGTTCGACCGCATCCGCGCGGGCGAGCTGCCGGCCGGCTGGGAGGAGCACCTGCCCTCCTTCGAGACCGGCAAGGCCGTGGCCACCCGTGCCGCGTCCGGCAAGATCCTGCAGGCGCTGGGCGGTGTGATCCCCGAGCTGTGGGGCGGCTCCGCCGACCTCGCGGGCTCGAACAACACCACCATCGACAAGAACTCCTCGTTCCTGCCGGTGGGCAACACCCTGCCCGAGGCCGACCCGTACGGGCGTACGATTCACTTCGGTATCCGCGAGCACTCCATGGCCGCGGAGATGAACGGCATCGCGCTGCACGGCAACACCCGCATCTACGGCGGCACCTTCCTGGTGTTCTCCGACTACATGCGCAACGCCGTACGCCTGTCGGCCCTGATGCACCTGCCGGTCACGTACGTGTGGACGCACGACTCGATCGGTCTGGGTGAGGACGGCCCGACCCACCAGCCGGTGGAGCACCTGGCCTCGCTGCGCGCCATCCCGGGCCTGAACGTGGTCCGTCCGGCGGACGCCAACGAGACCGCGCTGGCCTGGCGCGAGGTCCTCAAGCGCTGGACCAAGGAGTTCGGCAAGGGCGCCCCGACCGGCTTCGCGCTGACCCGTCAGGGCGTGCCGACGTACGAGGCGAACGAGAACGTGGCCAAGGGCGGTTACGTCCTGTTCGACGCCGAGGGCGGCGAGCCCGAGGTCGTGCTGATCGCCACCGGCTCCGAGGTGCACCTCGCGGTCGAGGCGCGTGAGCAGCTGCAGGCCGCGGGCGTTCCGACGCGCGTCGTGTCGATGCCGTGCGTGGAGTGGTTCGAGGAGCAGGACCAGGCGTACAAGGACAGCGTGCTGCCGCCGGCCGTCAAGGCTCGCGTCGCCGTCGAGGCGGGCATCGGCCTGACCTGGCACAAGTACGTGGGTGACGCCGGCCGCATCGTGTCGCTGGAGCACTTCGGCGCCTCCGCCGACGGCAAGGTCCTCTTCCGCGAGTTCGGCTTCACGCCCGAGAACGTGGCCGCCGCCGCGCGGGAATCGATCGACGCCGCCGCGCGCTGACGTCCATAGACGACAAGTAGGAGATGCAATTCCCATGACAGACGCACTCAAGCGCCTTTCCGACGAAGGCGTTGCGATCTGGCTGGACGACCTGTCGCGCAAGCGCATCACGTCCGGCAACCTCGCCGAGCTGATCGACCAGAGCCACGTGGTGGGTGTCACCACCAACCCGTCGATCTTCCAGAAGGCGATCTCCTCCGGTGAGGGCTACGAGCAGCAGGTCTCCGACCTCGCGGCCCGCAAGGTCACCGTCGAGGAAGCCATCCGCATGATCACCACCGCGGACGTGCGGGACGCGGCCGACATCCTCCGTCCGGTCTTCGACGCCACCGACGGCCAGGACGGCCGGGTCTCCATCGAGGTCGACCCCCGTCTGGCGCACCACACGAAGGCGACCGTCGCCGAGGCCAAGCAGCTCGCCTGGCTGGTGGACCGCCCGAACACCCTCATCAAGATCCCGGCGACCAAGGCCGGTCTGCCCGCGATCACCGAGGTCATCGGCAAGGGCATCAGCGTCAACGTCACGCTGATCTTCTCGCTGGAGCGCTACCGCGAGGTCATGGACGCCTACCTGGCCGGCCTGGAGAAGGCCAAGGCCATGGGCCTGGAGCTGGACAAGATCCACTCCGTGGCGTCCTTCTTCGTGTCCCGCGTGGACACCGAGATCGACAAGCGCCTGGACGGCATCGGCACCGACGAGGCCAAGGCCCTCAAGGGCAAGTCGGCCCTCGCCAACGCCCGGCTGGCCTACCAGGCGTACGAGGAGGTCTTCTCCTCGGACCGCTGGGCCGCCCTGGAGAAGGCCGGCGCCAACAAGCAGCGTCCGCTGTGGGCCTCCACCGGTGTGAAGGACCCCGAGCTCAAGGACACGCTGTACGTCGAGCAGCTGGTCGCGCCGAACACGGTCAACACCATGCCGGAGGCCACCCTGGAGGCCACCGCCGACCACGGCGAGATCACGGGTGACACCGTGAGCGGCGGGTACCAGGAGGCGCAGGCCGACATCGACGCGCTCGCGAAGCTGGGCGTCTCGTACGACGAGGTCGTCCAGCTCCTGGAGGACGAGGGCGTCGACAAGTTCGAGTCGGCCTGGAACGACCTGCTCAAGTCGACCGAGGCGGAGCTGAAGCGCCTCGCTCCTTCGGAGGGCTGAGACTCTTGTCAAGCAGCAATCCGCTGCGTGACGCCGCGGACCGACGGCTCCCGCGTATCGCGGGGCCGTCGGGCCTCGTCATCTTCGGCGTCACGGGCGATTTGTCACGTAAAAAGCTGATGCCTGCCGTTTACGACCTGGCCAATCGCGGCCTGCTGCCGCCGGGCTTCTCGCTCATCGGCTTCGCCCGCCGCGACTGGGAGAACGAGGACTTCGCCCAGGTCGTCCACGACGCGGTCAAGGAGCACTCGCGGACCCCGTTCCGCGAGGAGGTCTGGCAGCAGCTCAGCCAGGGCATGCGCTTCGTCCAGGGCAACTTCGACGACGACCAGGCCTTCGAGACGCTCAAGAGCACGATCCAGGACCTGGACAAGGCCCAGGGCACCGGCGGCAACTTCGCCTTCTACCTGTCCGTGCCCCCCAAGTTCTTCCCCACCGTGGTCCAGCAGCTCAAGAACCACGGGCTGGCCGACCAGAAGGAAGGCTCCTGGCGCCGTGCGGTCATCGAGAAGCCCTTCGGCCACGACCTGGAGAGCGCTCGCGATCTCAACCGCATCGTCCACGAGGTCTTCCCGCCCGATTCGGTCTTCCGGATCGACCACTACCTCGGCAAGGAGACGGTCCAGAACATCCTGGCGCTGCGCTTCGCCAACACGATGTTCGAGCCGCTGTGGAACCGCTCCTACGTGGACCACGTACAGATCACGATGGCCGAGGACATCGGCATCGGCGGCCGGGCCGGCTACTACGACGGCATCGGCGCGGCCCGTGACGTGATCCAGAACCACCTGCTCCAGCTGCTCGCGCTGACCGCCATGGAGGAGCCCGCCTCCTTCGACGCGGACGCGCTGGTCGCGGAGAAGGCCAAGGTCCTCGGCGCGGTCCGGCTGCCCAAGGACCTGGGCAAGGAGACGGTCCGCGCGCAGTACGCGGAAGGCTGGCAGGGCGGCGAGAAGGCCGTCGGCTACCTCCAGGAAGAGGGCATCGACCCCAAGTCGAAGACCGACACCTACGCCGCGGTCAAGCTGGGCATCGACAACCGCCGCTGGGCGGGCGTGCCCTTCTACCTGCGCACCGGCAAGCGCCTGGGCCGCCGCGTCACCGAGATCGCGGTCGTCTTCCAGCGCGCCCCGCACTCCCCCTTCGACCACACGGCCACCGAGGAGCTGGGGCAGAACGCCCTGGTCATCCGGGTGCAGCCGGACGAAGGCGTGACGGTGCGGTTCGGCTCGAAGGTCCCGGGCACCTCGATGGAGGTACGGGACGTCTCGATGGACTTCGCGTACGGCGAGTCCTTCACGGAGTCCAGCCCCGAGGCGTACGAGCGCCTGATCCTGGACGTCCTCCTCGGAGACGCCAACCTCTTCCCGCGCACGGAGGAGGTCGAGCTGTCCTGGAAGATCCTCGACCCGATCGAGCAGTACTGGGACACGCACGGCAAGCCCGCGCAGTACCCGGCGGGTACCTGGGGACCCGTCGAGGCGGACGAAATGCTCGCACGAGACGGACGGAGCTGGCGTCGGCCATGAAGATCGACCTCACCGAAACCACGGCCAGCAAGATCAACAAGGCGCTGGTCCAGGGCCGCCGTGCCATCGGCACCCCGGCCGTGGGCATGGTGCTCACCCTCGTCATCGTCACCGACGAGGAGAACGCCTACGACGCCCTCAAGGCCGCCAACGAGGCCTCCCGCGAGCACCCCTCGCGCACCCTGGTCGTCATCAAGCGCGTCAGCCGCTCGCCGCGGGGCCGCGCCCAGGCCCGCCTCGACGCCGAGGTACGGGTCGGCGCGGACGCCGGCACCGGCGAGACGGTCGTGCTGCGGCTGTACGGCGAGGCCATCAACCACGCCCAGTCGGTCGTGCTGCCGCTGCTGCTGCCGGACGCCCCCGTGGTGGTCTGGTGGCCCGTCGGCGGCCCGACGAACCCGGCGGCCGACCCGCTCGGCGCGCTGGCCCAGCGCCGCGTCACCGACACCTACGCCGCCGAGCAGCCCGTCCAGGAGCTGACCGCGCGCGCCGAGGCCTACACCCCCGGCGACACCGACCTGGCCTGGACCCGCATCACGCCCTGGCGTTCGATGCTGGCCGCCGCGCTCGACCAGCAGCCGAGCGAGGTCACCTCGGTCACGGTCGAGGGCGAGGAGTACAACCCCAGCTGCGAGCTGCTCGCCATGTGGCTCGCCGACCGGCTGCACGTCCCCGTCCAGCGGACGCTCTCCGCGGGCCCCGGCCTGACGGCCGTCCGGATGGAGACCAAGAACGGTCCGATCGTGCTGGACCGTGCGGACGGCGCGATGGCCACCCTGTGCATGACCGGCCAGCCGGACCGCTCGGTGGCGCTGCAGCGGCGGGAGACCGCCGAGCTGCTCGCCGAGGAGCTGCGCCGGCTGGACCCGGACGACACCTACGCGTCCGCGCTGAAGTTCGGCGTGGAGCGGCTGGGCGAGTACAAGGAAGGGCTCCCGGGCGAATCGGCGAAGACCGCCGAGGACGCCGAGCGGGAGGCCGAGGCGCAGTCCGCCGAGGACGCCCCCAAGGGCAAGGCCGCGGCGAAGAAGACGCCGGCGAAGAAGGCGGCCGCCAAGTGAGCGCGCCGCAGGTCGTCGTCCACCGCGACAAGGAGCTGATGGCCAAGGCGGCGGCGGCCCGGCTGATCACGAAGATCGTGGACGCCCAGGCCGCGCGTGGCTCGGCCTCCGTCGTCCTGACGGGCGGCCGCAACGGCAACGGGCTGCTCGCGGCCCTCGCCGAGGCGCCGGCCCGGGACGCGGTGGACTGGTCCCGGCTGGACCTGTGGTGGGGCGACGAGCGGTTCCTGCCCGAGGGCGACCCGGAGCGCAACCACACCCAGGCCCGCGAGGCGCTGCTGGACGGCGTCCCGCTGGACCCGGCGCGGGTGCACGTGATGCCGCCGTCCGACGGCGGGTACGGCAACGACGCGGACGCCGCGGCCGAGGCGTACGCCGCCGACCTGGCCGCCGCTGCCGGGCCTGAGGACCACGGCCCGGTCCCGTCCTTCGACGTCCTCCTCCTGGGCGTCGGCCCGGACACCCACGTCGCCTCGCTCTTCCCCGAGCACCCGGCGGCGCGGGAGACCGAGCGGACGGTGGTCGGCGTGCACGGCGCGCCCAAGCCGCCGCCCACCCGGATCTCGCTGACCCTGCCCGCCATCCGGGCGGCGCGGGAGGTCTGGCTGCTCGCGGCGGGCGAGGACAAGGCGAACGCGGCCGCGATGGCCCTGTCCGGTGCCGGTGAGATACAGGCACCGGCGGCGGGCGCGTACGGCCGCAGCCGTACGCTCTGGCTGCTGGACGAGGCGGCCGCCTCCCAGCTGCCGCGCGGGCTGTACCCGCCGGCCTCGGCCTGAGCCCGCACGGCCGTATCTGCGCGAGGGGCCCCGCACCGGACGACGGTGCGGGGCCCCTCGCGTCGCGGGACGCGGCTACGCGTAGGGATTCCCACCGTCATGCGGATGTCCGCCCGGGTACGGGTGGTTCCCGCCCGGGTACGGGTGGTTCCCGCCCGCATACGGGTTTCCGTACGGCTGTCCGTACCCGCTCCCGTACGGCTGTCCGTACCCGTTCCCGTACGGCTGTCCGTACCCGTTGCCGTACGGGTTCGCGGCGGGATCCTGCCGCGGCGGCGGATGGGCGGCGCGGTGCCGCACTCCGGGATGGTCCCGCAGCCGGATGCCGTGGAAGCGCCGCACCCGGCGCATTTCCAGCAGGGCAATCGCGGTGACCAGGACGGGGGCGCCCAGGATGAAGACGGTGCCCAGCCGGGCTCCGAGACCGTGCAGATCGCCGGTGGCCAGGTCGGGAAGCGCCATCAGCCAGGAGGTGACGGCAGCCAGGACCGGCGGCAGGCACCGGTGGACGGCACCGGTGCCGAAGAAGTTGCCGTTGACCCGCAGGGCGGCCTGGACGACGAAGCCCCACAGCCAGAGCACCACCGGAAGGAGCACCAGCACCCCGCCCTGCCTCGTGAAGTACCAGAACAGCAGGGCCGTTCCGACCAGCGTCCCGACGAACCCCACCAGCAGCTTCAGGCAGCCGAGGAGAGTGCGCCGCAAGGGCCGCAACGGTCCGCCGCGGCGCCAGACGAGCAGCATCACGCCGACCGTCAACGGAGTGCTGACGAGCAGGACCAGACCGGCGACCGCGATGTTCTCCAGGACCTGGCTGACGTCGAAGTCGTGGGCCACGAACGTGTAGACCCCGAACGACACGACCATGCCGGCGAGGACGCGGACGCGCTTGAGCCGCTCCACGGCCGGGTCGTCCGCCTCCGGGACCCACTCGGGGTGGAAGAGCCGCCATGCCGCGTGCTTGGGATCGAGCATCCCCCACCGGGACCGGTATCTTCCGCTCTCCCAGCCCCACAGCCAACGCCACAGCATAAGCGCATCCCCCGGACGAACGCGGTATCAATGATCGTCCAGGGGATCCTAGCCGGGCCGCGCTCAGCGGGTCACGACTGCCGCTCCCGCTCCTGGCGCACCATGGCGTTGGCCAGGCGCGCCGGGTCCTGGAGGTCACCCACGGCCACACCGTCGACGTCCTCGTCGAGGGTGTTGTACGGGCCGAGGCCGGCCTCCTTGTCGCCTTGCTCCGCTTCGAGGTGCCGGGCGGCCACCTCCTGCTGCTTGGCCGCCGGCTGGTCCACCAGCCACTGGCGGTTCTCCGGGGTCAGCAGGTTCAGAAAGCTCGTGAGCGCGTCCTCGTGCACCGGGATCAGCGCCCCCGCATCGTGCGGTAGGTGGCCACCAGCGACTTCGTCGAGGCGTCCAGCCCTTCGACCTCGGCGCCCTCGGTCAGCGCCGGCTCGACGCGCTTGGCGAGCACCTTGCCCAGCTCGACGCCCCACTGGTCGAAGGAGTCGATGTTCCAGACGGCGCCCTGGACGAACACCTTGTGCTCGTAGAGGGCGATCAGCTGGCCCAGCACGGAGGGGGTGAGCTCCTTGGCCAGGATGGTCGTGGAGGGGCGGTTGCCCTTGAAGGTCTTGTGCGTCACCAGCTCCTCCGGCACGCCCTCGGCACGCACCTCCTCCGGCGTCTTGCCGAAGGCCAGCGCCTGGCCCTGCGCGAAGAGGTTGGCCATCAGCAGGTCGTGCTGGGCGACCAGGCCGGACTGGAGGTCCTCCACCGGGTTCGCGAAGCCGATGAAGTCGGCCGGGATCATCTTCGTGCCCTGGTGCAGCAGCTGGTAGTACGCGTGCTGGCCGTTGGTGCCGGGCGTGCCCCACACCACCGGGCCCGTCTGCCAGCTGACCTCCTGGCCGTCGCGGCCCACGTACTTGCCGTTGGACTCCATGTCCAGCTGCTGGAGGTAGGCCGTGAACTTCGAGAGGTAGTGGCTGTACGGCAGCACCGCGTGCGACTGCGCGTCCCAGAAGTTGCCGTACCAGACGCCCAGCAGGCCGAGCAGCAGCGGCGCGTTCTCCTCGGGCGGCGCGCACCGGAAGTGCTCGTCGACCAGGTGGAAGCCGGCCAGCATCTCGCGGAAGTGCGCCGGGCCGATCGCGATCATCAGCGACAGGCCGATGGCGGAGTCGTAGGAGTAACGGCCGCCGACCCAGTCCCAGAACTCGAACATGTTGGCCGTGTCGATGCCGAACTCGGCGACCTTCTCGGCGTTGGTGGACAGCGCCACGAAGTGCTTGGCCACCGCCTCGTCACCGGCGCCCAGGCCGCTCAGCAGCCAGTCGCGGGCCGACTTCGCGTTGGTGATCGTCTCGATGGTGGTGAAGGTCTTCGAGGCGATGATGAAGAGCGTCTCGGCCGGGTCCAGGTCGCGCACGGCCTCGTGCAGGTCCGCGCCGTCGACGTTGGAGACGAACCGGAACTGCATGTCGCGGTCGGTGTAGGAGCGCAGCGCCTCGTACGCCATCGCCGGGCCCAGGTCGGAGCCGCCGATGCCGACGTTGACGACGTTCTTGATGCGCTTGCCGGTGTGGCCCTTCCAGTCGCCGGAGCGGATCCGGTCGGTGAACACCTGCATCTTGCGCAGGACGGCGTGCACGGCGGGGACGACGTTCTCGCCGTCGACCTTGACGACCGCCGACTCCGGCGCACGCAGCGCGGTGTGCAGCACCGCGCGGTTCTCCGTGATATTGATCTTCTCGCCGCGGAACATCGCGTCCCGCAGCTCGGTGACCTTCGTCGCCGCGGCCAGCTCGCGCAGCAGGCGCAGCGTCTCGTCGGTCACCAGGTGCTTGGAGTAGTCCAGGTGCAGGTCGCCGACCTGGAGCGTGTACCGCTCCGCCCGGCCGGGGTCCTGCTCGAACAGCTCGCGCAGATGCGTGCTCGCGAGTTGTTCGCGGTGCTTCCCCAGGGCCGCCCACTCGGACGTCTGGTCGAGCCTGCTGCGGCCATCTGCGTTCATCTCGGACATCAGCCTTCTTTGGTCTCGTATCGGCCCCGCCACCCTCCAACCTAATTGATCAGGGGGCGATGGGGGCACCTCCCACTCGAGCGAAGCCGAGAGTGGGGAGAGATGTCGCCCGCCGTCGAACGGCTGACACCCGTGTGTCCGTACCGGATTCACCTGCGAGGCCACTCGAACAGCGCAACGCGGCCGGCCCGGCAGGAAGGCCGAAACCTTCCGGCCGGGCCGGTGCACTCTTCATGTTCCGTCAGTAGCGCTGCGGAGGAGGAGTCGTCAGATCTCGCCGCGGAGCTTGGCGAGCGCCTCCGCGAGAATCGCCTCGCCGTCCGCGTCCGTCCGGCGCTCCCGTACGTACGCCAGGTGCGTCTTGTACGGCTCGGTGCGCGGCGGGTCCGGCGGGTTGTCCCGGTCCTTGCCTGCGGGGAAGCCACAGCGCGGGCAGTCCCAGGTGTCAGGAATCTGCGCGTCGCCGGCGAAGCTGGGCTGCGTCTCGTGCCCGTTGGAGCACCAGAAGGAGATGCGGATGCGCGGCGCGGACTCGCCCCGCTCGGCCTCCCCCATCGGCCCCGCCCCGACCCGACTTCCTCGGATCGCGTTGCCACTTGCCACGGTCGTAACTCCCTGCGTCATGGTGCTGCGAAGCCTCGATGGGAGCCTCCGCTGCGGGCGCCCCAGTCTACGTAAGGCCCAACGCGCGTCCAGTGACAGGAGTTACCCGGTCACGGAAGGACGCCGCACTCATGATAAGCCGCGTCCCCGACGGTATGTCAGAGCTTGGGACCAGTCCCCAGCTCTCCGCTCGTCCGGAGCTCTCTAGTTGTCCAGCTTCATCAGGATGCCGAGGACGACGATGCACGCGAACCACATCAGGCCGACGACGATGGTGATGCGGTCGAGGTTCCGCTCCGCGACGGAGGAGCCGCCGACC includes these proteins:
- the pgi gene encoding glucose-6-phosphate isomerase, producing the protein MNADGRSRLDQTSEWAALGKHREQLASTHLRELFEQDPGRAERYTLQVGDLHLDYSKHLVTDETLRLLRELAAATKVTELRDAMFRGEKINITENRAVLHTALRAPESAVVKVDGENVVPAVHAVLRKMQVFTDRIRSGDWKGHTGKRIKNVVNVGIGGSDLGPAMAYEALRSYTDRDMQFRFVSNVDGADLHEAVRDLDPAETLFIIASKTFTTIETITNAKSARDWLLSGLGAGDEAVAKHFVALSTNAEKVAEFGIDTANMFEFWDWVGGRYSYDSAIGLSLMIAIGPAHFREMLAGFHLVDEHFRCAPPEENAPLLLGLLGVWYGNFWDAQSHAVLPYSHYLSKFTAYLQQLDMESNGKYVGRDGQEVSWQTGPVVWGTPGTNGQHAYYQLLHQGTKMIPADFIGFANPVEDLQSGLVAQHDLLMANLFAQGQALAFGKTPEEVRAEGVPEELVTHKTFKGNRPSTTILAKELTPSVLGQLIALYEHKVFVQGAVWNIDSFDQWGVELGKVLAKRVEPALTEGAEVEGLDASTKSLVATYRTMRGR
- a CDS encoding RNA polymerase-binding protein RbpA — its product is MASGNAIRGSRVGAGPMGEAERGESAPRIRISFWCSNGHETQPSFAGDAQIPDTWDCPRCGFPAGKDRDNPPDPPRTEPYKTHLAYVRERRTDADGEAILAEALAKLRGEI
- the secG gene encoding preprotein translocase subunit SecG, whose product is MGFSIALIVFSVLLMMLVLMHKGKGGGLSDMFGGGMQSSVGGSSVAERNLDRITIVVGLMWFACIVVLGILMKLDN